The Lycium ferocissimum isolate CSIRO_LF1 chromosome 10, AGI_CSIRO_Lferr_CH_V1, whole genome shotgun sequence genome window below encodes:
- the LOC132033894 gene encoding protein BYPASS1-LIKE-like — MPITEYQGASASFTNFGRSLLSMRRDQVHSMESAHEATSQDIELEAFQKQVAEHFNELSNVDSDTLLSIQWIRKLLDVFLCCQEQFRSILFNNVSNLNKAPMDRYVTEYFDRSVKGLDVCNAIRDGIEQIKQWQKQLEIVLCALENQRGSVGEGQFRRAKKALIDLAIGMLDDKEANTSVSHRNRSFGRNNNSNSNDHHRSLGHFRSLSWSVSRNWSAARQLQAIGSNLTAPKNNEIVATNGLALAVFTMSYVLYFVMWALVAAIPCQDRGLQTHFYVTRQFVWGVPLLSLHERILEESKKRDRRNACGLLKEIHEMEKCAHHMNELIDGVHFPITEEKDGEVKQRVNELGIVYDGLKNGLDPLERQVREAFHRIVRSRTEGLDSIGRGNHE; from the coding sequence atgcCAATTACAGAATATCAAGGGGCATCAGCATCATTCACAAATTTTGGAAGGTCTTTATTGAGTATGCGCCGTGATCAGGTGCATTCAATGGAATCTGCTCATGAAGCAACTAGCCAAGACATAGAACTCgaagcttttcaaaaacaagtAGCTGAACATTTCAATGAATTGTCTAATGTTGATTCAGATACATTGCTTTCAATTCAATGGATTCGTAAGCTATTAGATGTGTTCCTTTGTTGCCAGGAGCAATTCAGGTCCATTTTATTCAACAATGTTAGTAACTTAAATAAAGCTCCTATGGACCGTTATGTAACGGAGTATTTTGATAGGAGTGTTAAAGGATTGGATGTTTGTAACGCGATAAGGGATGGGATTGAACAGATTAAGCAGTGGCAAAAGCAGTTGGAGATTGTTCTTTGTGCATTGGAGAATCAGAGAGGGAGTGTTGGTGAAGGCCAATTTCGTCGTGCTAAAAAGGCGCTGATTGATTTGGCGATTGGTATGCTTGATGATAAGGAGGCTAATACATCTGTTTCACATAGAAACAGGTCATTtgggagaaataataatagtaatagtaatgaTCATCATAGGTCTTTGGGGCATTTTAGATCGTTATCGTGGAGTGTATCGAGGAATTGGTCTGCTGCTAGGCAGTTACAAGCAATCGGTAGCAACTTAACTGCTccgaaaaataatgaaattgttGCTACTAATGGATTAGCTTTGGCTGTTTTTACAATGAGTTATGTGTTGTATTTTGTAATGTGGGCACTTGTGGCCGCGATACCTTGCCAGGATCGCGGATTGCAGACACATTTTTATGTGACTAGGCAATTCGTTTGGGGTGTTCCGCTGTTATCCCTACACGAAAGGATTTTGGAGGAATCGAAGAAGAGGGATCGTAGGAACGCTTGTGGATTGTTGAAGGAGATTCATGAGATGGAGAAATGTGCTCACCATATGAATGAATTGATCGATGGTGTTCATTTCCCGATCACAGAGGAAAAAGATGGAGAAGTGAAGCAAAGAGTGAATGAACTTGGGATTGTTTATGATGGTTTAAAGAATGGATTGGACCCGTTGGAGCGCCAGGTCAGAGAAGCTTTCCATAGGATCGTTCGGAGCAGGACTGAAGGCCTAGACTCTATCGGACGAGGAAATCAtgagtga
- the LOC132033892 gene encoding probable mediator of RNA polymerase II transcription subunit 26c isoform X2 yields MELDELRSILNNSSVDLWDLIDTAISVAILDHGKELRSRRDGIVEKLYNCNSDGNYEIPQSLIYNRSTESNIDDYKLKREEKSVEYEDLESKILIIKNHFEIPNQSDNCLVDLLQSLAEMDISFKVLEKTDIGRHVNRVRKHSSNEVRRLVKLLIRRWKDIVDEWVRLNTPVEETGDADSPFQPHLNNFQDDLKERESLYGNISNGSSSYCGHKPKYEGQEKWTFKTYANQKNKWLLTAFLDFKQNTGRQSLLYRLQRTRL; encoded by the exons ATGGAATTGGATGAATTACGTTCAATCTTGAATAATTCTAGTGTGGATTTGTGGGATTTAATTGACACAGCCATTTCTGTAGCCATTCTTGATCATGGAAAAGAGCTTCGTAGCCGAAGAGACGGCATTGTTGAGAAACTCTACAATTGTAATTCTgatggaaattatgaaatcccACAAAGCTTGATATATAACAGAAGTACTGAGAGCAATATTGatgattataaattaaaaagagaggaaaagagtGTAGAATATGAAGATTTAGAGAGCAAAATCctcataatcaagaatcattttgaaatcccaaatcag TCTGACAATTGCTTGGTTGATCTGCTTCAAAGTCTTGCTGAAATGGACATTAGTTTCAAGGTTCTTGAG AAAACAGATATTGGAAGGCATGTAAATAGAGTGCGAAAGCATTCATCAAATGAAGTAAGAAGGCTTGTTAAACTGCTTATcag gAGATGGAAGGATATTGTTGATGAATGGGTGAGATTGAATACACCGGTGGAAGAAACAG GTGATGCAGACTCTCCTTTTCAACCCCACTTGAACAACTTTCAAGATGATTTGAAAGAGAGAGAATCCCTTTATGGAAATATTTCAAACGGTTCATCATCTTATTGCGGTCATAAG CCAAAATACGAAGGACAAGAGAAGTGGACCTTCAAGACGTAcgcaaaccaaaaaaataagtggTTGCTAACAGCATTTCTGGATTTCAAGCAAAATACTGGTAGACAATCCCTATTATATAGACTGCAACGTACTAG GCTGTGA
- the LOC132034910 gene encoding protein SET DOMAIN GROUP 41-like: MASGDNFYGDHVLEKLVDFLNDAIDDFLSFSNPKSCCEKLEVLLTQDHAHVVLKSNTENLRLLFRLYPLHHVSLHAYMTLASAYKVSESDLLALDSESDKHQTEAFSMIRKSAAYSLLLAGATHHLLESESSLIVPVSNFWTTADGHDENPEFAEVTSKFLNCVTAITPKIWDFLVEDGGYLKVVEDPINFRWLGGSRMSSFTHFATHATSPNADKTNSGLEAQDYHSEIRVNLFLLGIHCLIYGAFLSTICFGSHSPLMSKVESLLCLQGFPNG; the protein is encoded by the exons ATGGCTTCTGGTGACAATTTTTACGGGGACCATGTACTGGAGAAGCTGGTGGATTTCTTGAATGACGCTATAGATGACTTTCTGTCATTTAGTAATCCCAAGTCTTGTTGTGAGAAGCTTGAGGTCCTGCTTACTCAAGATCACGCCCACGTAGTTCTGAAATCAAACACAGAAAATTTACGTCTACTCTTCAGATTATATCCTCTTCACCATGTCTCTttgcatgcatacatgacacTGGCTTCTGCATATAAAGTCTCTGAAAGTGACCTGCTGGCCCTAGATTCCGAAAGTGATAAGCATCAAACCGAAGCTTTTAGTATGATCAGAAAGAGTGCAGCATATTCCTTGTTGCTTGCAGGTGCAACCCACCATTTATTAGAGTCTGAATCTTCTCTCATTGTGCCTGTTTCAAATTTTTGGACGACTGCTG ATGGTCATGATGAAAATCCAGAGTTTGCTGAGGTAACTAGCAAATTTTTGAATTGTGTTACCGCTATAACACCAAAAATCTGGGATTTTCTCGTGGAGGATGGTGGTTACTTGAAAGTAGTTGAGGATCCCATTAACTTTAGATGGCTTGGGGGGAgtaggatgtcatcttttactcattTTGCAACTCATGCTACAAGTCCTAATGCAGACAAAACAAATTCTGGACTTGAAGCACAAGACTATCACAGCGAGATACGGGTTAATTTATTCTTGCTTGGCATTCACTGCTTAATCTATGGAGCATTTTTGTCAACTATATGTTTTGGTTCTCATTCGCCGCTCATGTCTAAAGTTGAAAGTCTTCTATGTCTCCAAGGTTTTCCGAATGGTTAG
- the LOC132033892 gene encoding probable mediator of RNA polymerase II transcription subunit 26c isoform X1 has translation MELDELRSILNNSSVDLWDLIDTAISVAILDHGKELRSRRDGIVEKLYNCNSDGNYEIPQSLIYNRSTESNIDDYKLKREEKSVEYEDLESKILIIKNHFEIPNQSDNCLVDLLQSLAEMDISFKVLEKTDIGRHVNRVRKHSSNEVRRLVKLLIRRWKDIVDEWVRLNTPVEETGDADSPFQPHLNNFQDDLKERESLYGNISNGSSSYCGHKQSVEKNNISPSSKRLREDYLEESHGMFFFSFHNRRLSLFSYYIIFVIL, from the exons ATGGAATTGGATGAATTACGTTCAATCTTGAATAATTCTAGTGTGGATTTGTGGGATTTAATTGACACAGCCATTTCTGTAGCCATTCTTGATCATGGAAAAGAGCTTCGTAGCCGAAGAGACGGCATTGTTGAGAAACTCTACAATTGTAATTCTgatggaaattatgaaatcccACAAAGCTTGATATATAACAGAAGTACTGAGAGCAATATTGatgattataaattaaaaagagaggaaaagagtGTAGAATATGAAGATTTAGAGAGCAAAATCctcataatcaagaatcattttgaaatcccaaatcag TCTGACAATTGCTTGGTTGATCTGCTTCAAAGTCTTGCTGAAATGGACATTAGTTTCAAGGTTCTTGAG AAAACAGATATTGGAAGGCATGTAAATAGAGTGCGAAAGCATTCATCAAATGAAGTAAGAAGGCTTGTTAAACTGCTTATcag gAGATGGAAGGATATTGTTGATGAATGGGTGAGATTGAATACACCGGTGGAAGAAACAG GTGATGCAGACTCTCCTTTTCAACCCCACTTGAACAACTTTCAAGATGATTTGAAAGAGAGAGAATCCCTTTATGGAAATATTTCAAACGGTTCATCATCTTATTGCGGTCATAAG CAGAGCGTAGAGAAGAACAATATTAGTCCATCGTCAAAACGCCTACGTGAGGATTACCTAGAAGAAAGTCatggtatgttttttttttcttttcacaatCGACGATTGTCATTGTTTAGTTATTATATTATTT TTGTTATTTTGTAA
- the LOC132033892 gene encoding probable mediator of RNA polymerase II transcription subunit 26c isoform X4 yields MELDELRSILNNSSVDLWDLIDTAISVAILDHGKELRSRRDGIVEKLYNCNSDGNYEIPQSLIYNRSTESNIDDYKLKREEKSVEYEDLESKILIIKNHFEIPNQSDNCLVDLLQSLAEMDISFKVLEKTDIGRHVNRVRKHSSNEVRRLVKLLIRRWKDIVDEWVRLNTPVEETGDADSPFQPHLNNFQDDLKERESLYGNISNGSSSYCGHKAVKTHILDALGESKEERYNK; encoded by the exons ATGGAATTGGATGAATTACGTTCAATCTTGAATAATTCTAGTGTGGATTTGTGGGATTTAATTGACACAGCCATTTCTGTAGCCATTCTTGATCATGGAAAAGAGCTTCGTAGCCGAAGAGACGGCATTGTTGAGAAACTCTACAATTGTAATTCTgatggaaattatgaaatcccACAAAGCTTGATATATAACAGAAGTACTGAGAGCAATATTGatgattataaattaaaaagagaggaaaagagtGTAGAATATGAAGATTTAGAGAGCAAAATCctcataatcaagaatcattttgaaatcccaaatcag TCTGACAATTGCTTGGTTGATCTGCTTCAAAGTCTTGCTGAAATGGACATTAGTTTCAAGGTTCTTGAG AAAACAGATATTGGAAGGCATGTAAATAGAGTGCGAAAGCATTCATCAAATGAAGTAAGAAGGCTTGTTAAACTGCTTATcag gAGATGGAAGGATATTGTTGATGAATGGGTGAGATTGAATACACCGGTGGAAGAAACAG GTGATGCAGACTCTCCTTTTCAACCCCACTTGAACAACTTTCAAGATGATTTGAAAGAGAGAGAATCCCTTTATGGAAATATTTCAAACGGTTCATCATCTTATTGCGGTCATAAG GCTGTGAAGACACATATACTCGATGCATTGGGAGAAAGCAAAGAGGAAAGGTATAACAAATGA
- the LOC132033892 gene encoding probable mediator of RNA polymerase II transcription subunit 26c isoform X3 — protein MELDELRSILNNSSVDLWDLIDTAISVAILDHGKELRSRRDGIVEKLYNCNSDGNYEIPQSLIYNRSTESNIDDYKLKREEKSVEYEDLESKILIIKNHFEIPNQSDNCLVDLLQSLAEMDISFKVLEKTDIGRHVNRVRKHSSNEVRRLVKLLIRRWKDIVDEWVRLNTPVEETGDADSPFQPHLNNFQDDLKERESLYGNISNGSSSYCGHKSVEKNNISPSSKRLREDYLEESHGMFFFSFHNRRLSLFSYYIIFVIL, from the exons ATGGAATTGGATGAATTACGTTCAATCTTGAATAATTCTAGTGTGGATTTGTGGGATTTAATTGACACAGCCATTTCTGTAGCCATTCTTGATCATGGAAAAGAGCTTCGTAGCCGAAGAGACGGCATTGTTGAGAAACTCTACAATTGTAATTCTgatggaaattatgaaatcccACAAAGCTTGATATATAACAGAAGTACTGAGAGCAATATTGatgattataaattaaaaagagaggaaaagagtGTAGAATATGAAGATTTAGAGAGCAAAATCctcataatcaagaatcattttgaaatcccaaatcag TCTGACAATTGCTTGGTTGATCTGCTTCAAAGTCTTGCTGAAATGGACATTAGTTTCAAGGTTCTTGAG AAAACAGATATTGGAAGGCATGTAAATAGAGTGCGAAAGCATTCATCAAATGAAGTAAGAAGGCTTGTTAAACTGCTTATcag gAGATGGAAGGATATTGTTGATGAATGGGTGAGATTGAATACACCGGTGGAAGAAACAG GTGATGCAGACTCTCCTTTTCAACCCCACTTGAACAACTTTCAAGATGATTTGAAAGAGAGAGAATCCCTTTATGGAAATATTTCAAACGGTTCATCATCTTATTGCGGTCATAAG AGCGTAGAGAAGAACAATATTAGTCCATCGTCAAAACGCCTACGTGAGGATTACCTAGAAGAAAGTCatggtatgttttttttttcttttcacaatCGACGATTGTCATTGTTTAGTTATTATATTATTT TTGTTATTTTGTAA